A DNA window from Aminivibrio sp. contains the following coding sequences:
- a CDS encoding V-type ATPase 116kDa subunit family protein: MAVVEMMGMSLIGPRQEIEALAAELLTLGNFEPVPLEFALERRPASLSSGGARISTFQKNPYDELLEKLNYVWREAGAEFPAEQACSRDVPSLSWEECSQQVLDVAKKIDIWKKRAEDLEEEREKLMAAGAFLDALASADRDVEETLKTRYLSITFGRLNVENYKKLEEMSAVMPLLVFPVVAEKGYVLVIIFCSRDYLEEAEKIFRTVYLKEYRLGDLFEGAGANLRERLRERQFDSERAIRALQEAPRNYLGRRRKELERLYCTVYSLQRVYALCQKRGEMSDIFVLSGVIPAPTLDRVAEQVERLGPNTLLLTEKGTELEKRGRQLPTLLKNNFLVRTFQEIVALYSLPSYGETDPTLIVALSFCLFFGFMFGDVGHGFLLAAGAWWLARKGILKKTFASVIQIAGVYAMAFGFLYGSVFGSEEILPSLWTSPMHGISDLIQTSLFVGVVFLSMGIIINILALKREGRTGKMLFDSEGVAGLLFYWTAAVTAVIAFTSDRGAPKPLLIVLGLLFLVILFSSILERLFFGPQEKDEGGVVHTFTVFHDLLSFLSNTASFVRLAAFALNHAGLSAAVFMLSDMVHSLPGGALFRAAILVLGNIVIVGLEGLIVFIQTLRLEYYEFFSKFYHGGGRPFAPVTWNEKKQD; this comes from the coding sequence GTGGCTGTAGTGGAAATGATGGGAATGTCCCTTATCGGCCCCCGGCAGGAGATTGAGGCCTTGGCGGCGGAGCTCCTCACTTTGGGAAACTTCGAGCCCGTTCCTCTGGAATTCGCCCTGGAACGGCGCCCCGCATCCCTCTCTTCGGGAGGGGCGCGGATTTCCACCTTCCAGAAGAACCCCTACGACGAGCTCCTGGAGAAGCTGAACTACGTCTGGAGGGAAGCGGGAGCGGAATTTCCCGCCGAACAGGCCTGCAGCCGGGACGTTCCGTCCCTTTCCTGGGAGGAGTGTTCCCAACAGGTGCTCGACGTGGCCAAAAAAATCGACATCTGGAAGAAACGAGCCGAAGACCTGGAGGAAGAGCGGGAAAAACTCATGGCAGCGGGGGCCTTCCTCGACGCCCTGGCCTCGGCGGACCGGGACGTGGAGGAGACACTGAAGACCCGGTATCTTTCCATCACCTTCGGGCGCCTGAACGTGGAAAACTATAAAAAACTCGAGGAGATGTCCGCCGTCATGCCCCTGCTGGTCTTTCCCGTGGTGGCCGAAAAAGGGTATGTGCTCGTCATCATCTTCTGCTCCCGGGACTACCTGGAGGAAGCGGAGAAAATTTTCCGCACGGTCTATCTGAAGGAATACAGGCTCGGCGACCTCTTCGAGGGTGCGGGGGCAAACCTCAGGGAACGGCTTCGGGAGCGGCAGTTCGACTCGGAGAGGGCCATCCGGGCCCTGCAGGAGGCTCCCCGGAATTACCTGGGACGCCGAAGGAAGGAACTGGAGCGGCTCTACTGCACCGTCTACTCCCTCCAGCGGGTCTATGCCCTCTGTCAGAAGCGGGGGGAGATGAGCGACATCTTCGTCCTGTCGGGGGTCATCCCCGCCCCGACGCTGGACAGGGTGGCGGAGCAGGTGGAACGGCTGGGCCCCAACACCCTGCTGCTCACGGAAAAGGGAACGGAGCTGGAAAAGAGGGGCAGACAGCTCCCCACCTTGCTGAAGAACAACTTCCTCGTCCGCACCTTCCAGGAGATCGTGGCCCTCTACAGCCTCCCCTCCTACGGGGAAACGGACCCGACCCTCATAGTGGCGCTGAGCTTCTGCCTCTTTTTCGGCTTCATGTTCGGCGACGTGGGGCACGGCTTTCTTCTCGCCGCAGGGGCATGGTGGCTGGCCCGGAAGGGGATACTCAAAAAAACCTTCGCATCGGTGATCCAGATCGCAGGGGTGTACGCCATGGCCTTCGGCTTTCTCTACGGGAGCGTCTTCGGCTCCGAGGAGATTCTGCCCTCCCTGTGGACATCCCCCATGCACGGCATCTCCGACCTGATACAGACCTCCCTCTTCGTGGGAGTGGTCTTCCTGAGCATGGGGATCATCATCAACATTCTGGCCCTGAAGCGGGAAGGACGGACGGGAAAGATGCTCTTCGACAGCGAGGGAGTGGCCGGCCTGCTTTTCTACTGGACCGCCGCCGTAACGGCCGTCATCGCCTTTACGTCAGACCGGGGGGCCCCGAAACCGCTTCTGATAGTCCTCGGGCTGCTTTTCCTGGTGATTCTCTTCAGCTCGATACTGGAGCGGCTCTTTTTCGGCCCCCAGGAGAAGGACGAGGGCGGTGTGGTCCACACCTTCACGGTGTTTCACGACCTGCTCTCCTTCCTGAGCAACACAGCCTCCTTCGTGCGGCTGGCAGCCTTCGCCCTGAACCACGCGGGACTGTCGGCGGCGGTGTTCATGCTCAGCGACATGGTCCACAGCCTCCCCGGGGGAGCACTCTTCCGGGCGGCGATCCTGGTGCTGGGCAACATTGTCATCGTGGGGCTCGAGGGACTTATCGTCTTCATCCAGACCCTGAGGCTCGAGTATTACGAGTTCTTCAGCAAGTTCTACCACGGCGGCGGCCGTCCCTTCGCCCCCGTGACCTGGAATGAGAAAAAACAAGATTAG
- a CDS encoding ATP synthase subunit C: MSGLALIAGGAAFTCAAGFYLRGRTVRSPRAVLGGVLALLTILLAAGLMMTLLSSPSAAAETNAASAASGLGFLGASLATGLACLGAGIAVAVVGAAALGVVGEKPSMLGTTLIYLGLAEGIAIYGVIVSLLILGKL, from the coding sequence ATGAGCGGACTTGCACTTATTGCAGGAGGAGCGGCGTTCACCTGCGCTGCCGGATTTTACCTTCGGGGGCGGACGGTGCGCTCTCCCCGGGCTGTCCTTGGAGGGGTCCTTGCCCTCCTGACGATTCTTCTCGCGGCGGGACTCATGATGACCCTGCTATCCTCGCCCTCGGCTGCGGCGGAGACAAACGCCGCTTCCGCCGCATCGGGGCTTGGGTTCCTCGGCGCCAGCCTCGCCACCGGACTGGCCTGCCTGGGTGCGGGCATCGCCGTGGCCGTAGTGGGCGCCGCCGCCCTGGGCGTTGTGGGAGAAAAACCCTCCATGCTTGGAACGACCCTCATCTACCTGGGTCTTGCGGAGGGCATCGCCATCTATGGAGTCATCGTCTCCCTGCTGATCCTGGGCAAGCTGTAG
- a CDS encoding V-type ATP synthase subunit F: MKGFLISDNHDSLVLLRLAGIPGVEVHGPEETAAALEDVLANRPDVGVLVITEKAAAQVPAMVKTLREKGETPLLVEIPDRHGSMRQGDFLMRYIRDAIGVKIE, from the coding sequence ATGAAGGGATTCCTCATCAGCGACAACCACGACTCCCTGGTGCTGCTCCGCCTGGCGGGCATTCCGGGCGTGGAGGTCCACGGGCCGGAGGAGACCGCCGCAGCCCTGGAAGACGTGCTGGCGAACAGGCCGGACGTGGGAGTCCTGGTCATCACCGAGAAGGCCGCCGCCCAGGTTCCCGCCATGGTAAAGACCCTCCGGGAAAAGGGAGAAACCCCTCTCCTGGTGGAGATACCAGACCGCCACGGCAGCATGCGGCAGGGCGATTTTCTGATGCGGTACATCCGCGACGCGATTGGAGTGAAGATAGAATGA
- a CDS encoding V-type ATP synthase subunit E — MTGSIAGDGRNYEVRNPEKLVSLKNLILKKADDEREALLESARQEAASWLAEQSAALDHMVEQIHTEAMKRAEEISKRQISGAETALTKERLRLQNSLLEEAVGMLQKELTALRIHPSYPAVLAGLALEAAEKLPAGTEVKIQLASEDEALGEPLAARLREKRPDLSFSFDPNPAPILGGVWLSAPDGSWRSPADWREVIAEVKDSLAERILSIL; from the coding sequence ATGACCGGTTCCATAGCCGGAGACGGCAGGAATTATGAGGTCCGCAACCCCGAAAAGCTGGTCTCCCTTAAAAATCTGATTCTCAAGAAGGCCGACGACGAGCGGGAAGCTCTCCTGGAATCCGCAAGGCAGGAAGCGGCCTCATGGCTGGCGGAGCAGAGCGCTGCCCTGGACCACATGGTGGAGCAGATCCACACAGAGGCGATGAAGCGGGCGGAGGAGATTTCCAAGCGGCAAATTTCCGGCGCCGAGACGGCCCTGACCAAGGAACGGCTCCGCCTCCAGAACTCCCTCCTCGAAGAGGCGGTAGGGATGCTCCAGAAGGAGCTCACGGCCCTCAGGATTCATCCGTCCTACCCTGCGGTCCTCGCGGGTCTGGCCCTCGAGGCGGCGGAAAAGCTCCCCGCCGGTACGGAGGTCAAAATCCAGCTCGCCTCAGAGGACGAAGCCCTGGGGGAGCCCCTGGCCGCCCGCCTCCGGGAGAAGCGTCCCGATCTCTCCTTCTCCTTCGACCCCAACCCGGCCCCCATCCTGGGCGGGGTCTGGCTCTCCGCACCGGACGGATCGTGGCGTTCCCCCGCCGACTGGCGGGAGGTCATCGCCGAAGTGAAGGATTCTCTCGCCGAGCGAATCCTTTCCATCCTATGA
- a CDS encoding V-type ATP synthase subunit A, with protein sequence MNSGKIITVNGPVIRATGMRDFTMREMVTVGRLSLLGEIIRLEGEDALVQVYEDTAGLTVGEPVTGSGSPLSMALGPGLMGSIFDGIGRPLARLMEKEGAFVTRGVSVPQIDPDRTWEVTPLAKVGDIVTPGAVLASVKETPLVEHRILVPAGLEGEILSLLPAGFHRASSVVAKIRDSRGKERPVPMISRWPVRTPRPAGERLLPDEPLLTGQRVIDGLFPLSKGGVAAIPGGFGTGKTVTQHQLAKWSDARIVVYIGCGERGNEMTQVLEEFPVLEDPRSGRPLMERTILIANTSNMPVAAREASIYTGITLAEYYRDMGYDVALMADSTSRWAEALREISGRLGEIPAEEGFPAYLPTRIAEFYERAGKFITLGGTRGSISIIGAVSPPGGDFTEPVTRHTKRFIRCFWALDQQLARSRHFPAISWIDSYSEYGDEVKDWYAANVDPAWASLRERTREILAEDDKIQQIIRLVGEDVLPDDQKLTALTASLLKNGYLQQGAFGPDSYCPPEKGLAILDLFLGFHEKAAGLLKRGCPLSLLKGMKELVELTHLREIPADRKEAFADLKKRLFERMETVDRERIAPGREG encoded by the coding sequence ATGAACTCAGGAAAGATCATCACGGTGAACGGCCCCGTGATCAGGGCGACGGGCATGCGGGACTTCACCATGCGGGAGATGGTCACCGTAGGGCGCCTTTCCCTGCTGGGGGAGATCATCCGCCTCGAAGGAGAGGACGCCCTCGTCCAGGTCTACGAGGATACGGCGGGCCTCACCGTGGGCGAACCGGTGACGGGGTCGGGAAGCCCCCTCTCCATGGCCCTGGGTCCAGGCCTCATGGGCTCCATTTTCGACGGCATCGGCAGGCCCCTGGCCCGCCTTATGGAGAAGGAAGGAGCCTTCGTGACCCGGGGCGTCTCCGTGCCCCAGATCGACCCCGACCGGACCTGGGAGGTCACCCCCCTGGCCAAGGTGGGGGACATCGTCACCCCCGGGGCGGTCCTGGCGTCAGTCAAGGAAACACCCCTGGTGGAACATCGTATTCTCGTGCCCGCGGGGCTGGAGGGGGAAATCCTCTCCCTCCTTCCCGCAGGGTTCCACAGGGCATCGTCGGTGGTGGCGAAGATCCGGGATTCCCGGGGGAAAGAACGGCCCGTTCCCATGATCTCCCGGTGGCCCGTGCGGACTCCCCGTCCCGCAGGCGAGCGTCTTCTTCCCGACGAGCCCCTGCTCACCGGCCAGCGGGTCATCGACGGCCTTTTCCCCCTCTCCAAGGGCGGCGTGGCGGCCATCCCCGGAGGCTTCGGCACGGGAAAGACGGTGACCCAGCACCAGCTCGCCAAGTGGAGCGACGCCCGGATCGTGGTCTATATCGGCTGCGGCGAGCGGGGCAACGAGATGACCCAGGTGCTCGAGGAATTTCCCGTCCTGGAGGATCCCCGCTCGGGACGCCCCCTCATGGAACGCACCATCCTCATCGCCAACACGTCCAACATGCCCGTGGCGGCGCGGGAGGCCTCCATCTACACGGGAATCACCCTGGCGGAGTACTACCGGGACATGGGCTACGACGTGGCCCTTATGGCAGATTCAACATCCCGGTGGGCGGAGGCCCTGAGGGAGATTTCCGGCCGCCTTGGAGAGATTCCCGCCGAGGAGGGATTTCCCGCCTACCTCCCCACCCGGATCGCCGAATTCTACGAGCGGGCGGGAAAGTTCATCACCCTGGGAGGAACCCGGGGCAGCATCTCCATCATCGGCGCCGTCTCCCCTCCGGGCGGCGATTTCACCGAACCGGTGACCCGGCACACCAAGCGGTTCATCCGGTGCTTCTGGGCCCTGGACCAGCAGCTCGCCCGGTCCCGCCACTTCCCCGCCATCAGCTGGATCGATTCCTACAGCGAATACGGCGACGAGGTGAAGGACTGGTACGCCGCCAACGTGGACCCTGCGTGGGCGTCCCTGAGGGAGCGGACCCGGGAGATCCTGGCGGAGGACGACAAGATCCAGCAGATCATCCGCCTCGTGGGCGAGGACGTCCTCCCCGACGACCAGAAGCTTACCGCCCTGACGGCGTCGCTGCTGAAGAACGGCTACCTGCAGCAGGGGGCCTTCGGTCCTGATTCCTACTGCCCGCCGGAGAAGGGGCTGGCCATTCTCGACCTGTTCCTCGGTTTCCATGAGAAGGCGGCCGGTCTGTTGAAGCGGGGATGTCCCCTCTCGCTCCTCAAGGGAATGAAGGAACTGGTGGAGCTGACTCACCTGAGGGAGATCCCTGCGGACAGAAAGGAAGCCTTCGCCGATCTGAAAAAGCGTCTCTTCGAACGGATGGAGACGGTGGACCGGGAGCGCATTGCCCCCGGGAGGGAGGGGTAA
- a CDS encoding V-type ATP synthase subunit B codes for MAITEYVGVERISGPFLLLSGIPGVGYDEIADVLSPDGVVRKGRVVLVDRNSTLVQVFSGTEGLAPSSTAVRFLGRELEISLSPSLLGRTFSGLGEPRDGCGPVLGGVRRPVNGSAINPMAREYPRDFISTGISSIDVLLTLIRGQKLPIFSGNGLPHNQMAVQIATQSRLVGAENFAVVFAGIGIKHDDAAYFQQHLSSHGQGGNLVLFLNMADDPVIERIATPRLALTAAEYLAFDIGMHVLVIMTDMTSYCEALRELSVARGEVPSRKGYPSYLYSDLASLYERAGVLRNGRGSVTQIPILTMPNDDITHPIPDLTGFITEGQIVLSRDLEARGIYPPVDVLPSLSRLMKDGIGKGYTREDHPDLAGQLFASYSRVHDVRSLAGVVGEDEVSPADKASLAFGESFERSFLSQGAEENREISQSLDLGWELLSSLPVQELSRLSMEEIEKYIGKKGA; via the coding sequence ATGGCAATTACTGAATACGTAGGCGTGGAGAGGATCTCAGGCCCCTTCCTGCTCCTGTCGGGCATACCCGGCGTGGGCTACGACGAGATCGCGGACGTGCTCTCCCCGGACGGTGTCGTCCGGAAGGGACGGGTGGTCCTCGTGGACCGGAATTCCACCCTGGTGCAGGTCTTCTCCGGCACGGAGGGTCTGGCCCCTTCCTCCACCGCCGTCCGCTTCCTCGGCCGCGAGCTGGAGATTTCTCTGTCCCCGTCGCTCCTCGGCCGGACCTTCTCGGGGCTGGGCGAACCCAGGGACGGGTGCGGCCCCGTGCTCGGCGGGGTCCGCCGGCCCGTGAACGGGTCGGCCATCAACCCCATGGCCAGGGAGTATCCCCGGGACTTCATCTCCACGGGTATATCGTCCATCGACGTCCTCCTGACCCTGATCCGGGGGCAGAAGCTTCCTATCTTCTCCGGGAACGGCCTGCCCCACAACCAGATGGCGGTGCAGATCGCCACCCAGTCCCGGCTCGTGGGTGCGGAGAACTTCGCCGTGGTCTTCGCCGGCATCGGCATCAAGCACGATGACGCCGCCTATTTCCAGCAGCACCTCTCCTCCCACGGACAGGGAGGGAACCTGGTGCTCTTCCTCAACATGGCGGACGACCCGGTGATCGAACGGATCGCCACCCCGAGGCTGGCCCTCACGGCGGCGGAATACCTCGCCTTCGACATTGGGATGCACGTGCTGGTGATCATGACCGACATGACGAGCTACTGCGAGGCCCTCCGGGAGCTCTCCGTGGCCCGCGGCGAGGTCCCGAGCCGGAAGGGGTACCCCTCCTACCTGTACAGCGACCTGGCCTCCCTCTACGAGCGGGCCGGGGTACTGCGGAACGGCCGGGGGAGCGTCACCCAGATCCCCATCCTCACCATGCCCAACGACGACATCACCCACCCCATCCCCGACCTGACGGGATTCATCACCGAAGGGCAGATTGTCCTCTCCAGGGACCTGGAGGCCCGGGGGATCTACCCTCCAGTGGATGTGCTGCCGAGCCTGTCCCGGCTCATGAAAGACGGCATCGGCAAGGGCTACACCAGGGAGGACCACCCCGACCTCGCTGGGCAGCTCTTCGCGTCCTACAGCAGGGTCCACGACGTACGGTCCCTCGCCGGAGTGGTGGGCGAGGATGAAGTGAGCCCGGCGGACAAGGCGTCCCTGGCCTTCGGCGAGTCTTTCGAGCGGTCCTTCCTCAGCCAGGGGGCGGAGGAAAACCGGGAGATCAGCCAGTCCCTCGACCTGGGGTGGGAACTTCTCTCCTCACTGCCGGTGCAGGAGCTGTCCCGGCTCTCCATGGAGGAGATCGAAAAGTACATCGGGAAAAAAGGCGCATAG
- a CDS encoding DMT family transporter translates to MQYTFFMAYPSNVGCELAGPIGRIRLFFFNVRTPDMSLTPAVLPGGECIMYLSGLFLALAAAFLWGTSGPVLRIVGSYGVDILTINLVRYGLPAIVLWIVANRLYQRRRKPDWSWKNGLFLLGSVGMVTSSVGLNVAFLRISVGLAMVLYYTAPCWVMLGTWFFVRRMATRHQIIAFISAIVGVWKAVGGARLSGSFDWIGVAAALTGAVGYALYVLNGHFGPGKNDSFGLFSRTFFVAAVIMLILNIASGNLGALLSVPPKAWLLLLYLALATTLVPYGLVILALRCVSGNAVAIANMSEVPFSMISAFFLVGENPEMSAITGGALVILGVGIMTFDKGERAR, encoded by the coding sequence ATGCAGTACACTTTTTTCATGGCGTATCCCTCCAATGTCGGTTGTGAGCTTGCCGGCCCAATCGGCAGGATACGCCTCTTCTTTTTCAATGTCCGTACACCAGATATGAGTTTAACTCCAGCAGTCTTGCCAGGTGGTGAATGTATTATGTATCTTTCAGGTCTTTTCCTAGCCCTTGCGGCGGCCTTTCTCTGGGGCACGTCAGGTCCGGTGCTCAGGATCGTCGGATCTTACGGTGTGGATATTCTAACCATCAATCTCGTTCGTTACGGCCTTCCCGCCATTGTCCTGTGGATTGTGGCAAATCGGCTTTACCAACGGAGAAGGAAACCTGACTGGAGCTGGAAGAACGGCCTCTTCCTACTCGGTTCGGTAGGGATGGTTACCAGCAGCGTTGGCCTGAACGTGGCCTTTTTACGGATTTCCGTGGGACTCGCGATGGTTTTGTATTATACGGCTCCTTGCTGGGTCATGTTGGGAACATGGTTTTTTGTTCGCAGAATGGCAACGCGCCACCAAATCATTGCCTTCATATCGGCTATTGTAGGTGTATGGAAGGCTGTTGGTGGCGCCAGACTCTCGGGATCTTTCGACTGGATAGGAGTTGCAGCCGCTCTGACTGGAGCCGTGGGTTATGCGTTGTATGTTCTGAACGGCCATTTTGGTCCCGGGAAAAACGACAGCTTTGGCCTCTTTTCCCGCACATTTTTTGTCGCCGCCGTTATCATGCTGATTCTCAACATTGCATCGGGCAATCTCGGTGCCCTGCTTTCGGTTCCCCCAAAGGCGTGGTTGCTTCTTTTGTACCTTGCCCTGGCGACAACTCTGGTACCCTACGGGCTGGTTATTTTAGCCCTTCGTTGTGTATCAGGTAATGCCGTTGCCATTGCGAACATGAGTGAAGTGCCTTTCTCAATGATATCTGCCTTTTTTCTTGTGGGAGAAAATCCCGAGATGAGTGCCATCACAGGCGGTGCCTTGGTCATTCTGGGCGTGGGCATCATGACCTTCGACAAGGGTGAGAGGGCACGTTAG